A window of Daucus carota subsp. sativus chromosome 2, DH1 v3.0, whole genome shotgun sequence genomic DNA:
ACAGAAAGTCCACCACAGGGGATCTTCCTTACCATCAGTATACGCAAAGCCTGGTCACATTTCTTGCGGTGATGGATTCCAGTACTTCTACTCTTCCTCCCCAAATCAAAATATCCATGTTGGTGCTATTGTTGGCGGTCCTGATAATAATGACAACTTCAATGATGATCGAAATAATTATCAACAGAGTGAGCCTGCAACATATATCAACGCTCCCTTTGTTGGAGCTCTTGCTTATTTTTCATCAACAACTTAACTTTTGTTAGCAAATTATCAGAAGATTGTAAAGATATTGTCCTCTTGTGTAGCAGGATTTgcaacataatataaattattattcttaaataaatttgtattcCTGCAGTATCTAAGTCAACACGTTGATTACAAGTACTCTTGTCTGCAAATAATTCTTTATATAccacaaaaaatttatttttcaagagGTTTGCTCGAAATGTCCAGCTCTGTTTTTCAAGAGCCATATCCTAAAAGATCAGttcatatatgtataaatttatcCCCTTACTAATGCTGACAGAGTCTTTTGCATTGGTAAGGACTAAGCCCTCTGTCTGTTAAACTCGACTATCTTTATAATTGATCAGTTAAATTCCGGTAAAAACAGTAGCcatctattaaaattataagCCCTTGACAGAATTTGAGAAATCTGTTTTGGTCTGGTATAATATTACCTCTAACATTCACTTGAATCATGATTAACATGATATGCACCAGGCTATCAGGTATTAGTAACATTCTATAATGGCAATGTTGGTGATCCATTAGTTAGGTTGTTTGTTGATatgtatgattttattataaagttGTAGGTATGCAACTTTAGAATATGCATCATATGATTTCTGCTTTTTCATATTACACGATGTTATTAAAGGTTGTAAGTTTATCCAGAAcgtgaattttataaatttcatctGCAGAGTAACTAATTATACTAAACCGGATTGATATCGTGTAGTCGGTGCTGCTTGAGGTTGCGGCTTTGATTGATGGATCTACCAGCTTCCAGAGCTGCATTTCGGTTTTTGTTGCAAATATGTTGAGCAATGACTAATGCTGGTCAGTTCTTTACTTCTTTGTTTCCCAGAACCCATTATTATTGCAGGACTGGCCATGTTTGAACCTGTGGTCCATTTTGATGGTCCAATCTATCTGTTTTACAGGCATTGTATACAGAATTAATCACCGGATGACTGACCTTACATTTACTCATATAAGTGCTGTACTGTTCGTTAATATCTTATCTTATCTTGTTATTTAGAAAATTGCGCATGCAATTGTAATAGCCTTGGCGATTAGCGTTAGTAATGATGTGACGAGCAAGCCCTCAACTCAGTGGGGACAGGAAAAGTAGCTTATAAGAGACCATACATGTGAAAATCGTAAACTATATCCTATGGTGTCTTCTCCAGGAACAGGCACTCTGAGCTGGATATGGTTTCGAAATGACAGATAATATAGTTAATTTAATAACATCTTAATTTTCTTAATGCTAGAAGGATAGATCATAATTACTTCTTAATTGTCTAATTGCTAGAAGATTATCATTTTAGGTTTACAGTATGGCGTGACAGACAAATGTCTACTTGTTTTTCGAACTTAAAAGAACCTCTATATTGAGAAGATGAGTAAACCTTGGTATGTGAGAGCCttgtgaattttaaataatatgttcATGATTACATAAAAGAAAGTTGTATTGCATTATTACATAAAAGAAACTCTTGTATAATGGTCTCAGAGCCCACAATGTTCTAAAAAGATGATGTTAAGTTTGAGTCATCCTCTCTGGTTATATGTTTCTAAAATGACTGATTCACATTGGGATTGAAAACATCAAAAGAGGTTGCTAGTCTGTCACATCTTAGTTTACTCTTCTACATACCTGTTCCGTCTCAAGTCGATTTTAGCCTTGTTATAACTAGGTTGCGTGCATCTTACCCTCTCGAACTATAGCTACTTAAGGATTACTGATATCTTAAGCTTTTTATTAGCTGCAGCAGTCGCAGATTAAGAGAAACAGAGACTCATCACAGGCTACCTCTATCATTTACCGCAGATAATAAATAATACACGGAGAATTAAATGGTTCACATGCTGCATTTAACCTTTACAATCTACAAGCACTTGGGACGACAGCAAATAATAATCGGACCTACACGAAActgaaaagataaagaaaaagaaaaagcgaATGCAAAATTCCAAGCTTGCTCCATAGTCACTCAAGAAAAGTCTTATTAGATTGATATAAAAGCATATATTGAGAATGAAAGGCTAATAGTGGAGAGTttgatgataatgatgatgatcagAAGCAAAGAAAGTTCGAGTGATGAGCTTTCCACTAGCCCAACCTGGAAATTGTACGAGAACCCTTATTATAGTTCTAAACTTGAGCAACATAAGCATCCGAAAGAACAAATAGAAGCGCATACTCAAAAGCCTCCCAATAGTCATCGTATAAACCTCCCTATCTCAACGCGTAAAATTGCTTCTGCATTCTGGGATCTCACCTTCATAAAACCATTCATGGAATCCGAGCTTGATGTTGCTCGAGCCCAGATCATGGAACTTAAGGCTAATGTGGAGCGTGAGCGCAAGGCTCGTAAGAAAGTGGAGTCAATCAATAAAAAGCTGGTGAAGGAACTGTGTGAGATGAAGAAAGGAAGAGAAGAAGCTGAGAGAGTTTGTTCTGAGGTATGTAAGGAGATGGCGTTGAATAAAGAAGAGATTAGTCGCGCTAAGCTGGAATTGCAGGAGGAGAGGAAGATGCTACGTGTTGCTGAGGTTTTGAGAGAAGAGAGGGTGCAAATGAAACTAGCTGATGCTAAGTTCATTTTGGAAGAGAAACTTCTTGAGTTAGAAGCTATCAAGAGACTACAAACAAAGTCTCCTTCTAGGAGTCCACCAATGTATGCAGAAGAAGATGTGCATCAGATAACTGAAGTGACTCACACTTTTTATGGAGAATCGACTAGTCAATGCACTGCTAGAGATGCTCTCGGTTGTGATTATGATAAGCCAGGGGGGAGTGAGGCGGTGCAATGGGTGCAACGAGGAGCTTCAAGCGGGGAGGCAGAGAATCCACATATCAAACGAGGGATCAGAGGTTTTGTTGAATTTCCTAAAGTGGTTCGAGCAATTGGATCCAAGAGTAGGCAAATTGGGACAAAGCTGGAGTGCCAGAAGTCTCAGCTCATGATACTACTTAAGCAGAAGAGTATAATCCGATCCAACAACCTAATTATGAGTTGACATATTGAATCAAACTGGATATTTCATTGTTGGAAAGCTCCTTATAATGTGTGTTTTCTTTGTAAAGCAAGCTAGGTTGCTAAAGATGGCCTCTATCGCTAATAACTGTTGCTTAGATATGATCATCAGTCATCACTGCCCAGAAATTTGTTGCAGTGGTAGGTATAGATTGTTGAGTTTGTAAGTGTTGAGTTTCTACGATAGGATTTACGTgcaattccttttctttttcattatttttgtttGCTTTGGAGATCAGTGAGTCTATAAACGTCAAGTGTTGCATTGTAACCAAACTTGCTCTGTTGAAATGTGGCTAGTACTGAATTCActtatgtaattatttttttctgataaTTTTAACAGATTTGAGGAGGTTACTACTATATACAATCAACTTTTATCAATCCAGTTCTTAATTCTCACACACAGAACAGAACATGTATAAAACTTCCCATATATACTAGTTATATATGTTCGATCTTAGATGCCTTTTTAAATGTATCCATGAGCGTACGTGCTGAAGCCTATCCCAGGACTGTTTCTTCAACTCGTCGATGAAAATCAACCAATATCATCCAGATGGGCATGCACCTGAAGGGGATCGAGCTTATTGACATCTGAAGAGCAGAGCTGAGAAGTACGCCTCCAAGGTTCCCGTGATTTTTAAAATACTCGACGATGTCATGTGGTAATCCAATAGAAAAGTTCTGAACTCCCTTGTCCTTGTTTAAATCCTTCCTTTAGTCCCTTGTAGC
This region includes:
- the LOC108206633 gene encoding protein BRANCHLESS TRICHOME; the protein is MIMMMIRSKESSSDELSTSPTWKLYENPYYSSKLEQHKHPKEQIEAHTQKPPNSHRINLPISTRKIASAFWDLTFIKPFMESELDVARAQIMELKANVERERKARKKVESINKKLVKELCEMKKGREEAERVCSEVCKEMALNKEEISRAKLELQEERKMLRVAEVLREERVQMKLADAKFILEEKLLELEAIKRLQTKSPSRSPPMYAEEDVHQITEVTHTFYGESTSQCTARDALGCDYDKPGGSEAVQWVQRGASSGEAENPHIKRGIRGFVEFPKVVRAIGSKSRQIGTKLECQKSQLMILLKQKSIIRSNNLIMS